A genomic region of Alkalispirochaeta americana contains the following coding sequences:
- a CDS encoding Rnf-Nqr domain containing protein — MNRDIIKGVAEGNPLWVTPLALPLALFASQSWYMTAIFALAVPLLLVLTHAIAALLERWFPPDYSLLVVLLVGGALISLTELGLAFAGIILPTRALYLFRSIAVSGVMLWPVREGCRRGESYADRICRITGLALGFLVGLVILSVIRIPIIQGGFKPANSVAFGLFLLALGRIVVNKVSVRGDSPHKENH, encoded by the coding sequence ATGAACCGAGACATAATAAAGGGTGTAGCCGAGGGGAATCCTCTGTGGGTGACCCCCCTGGCTTTGCCCCTTGCCCTCTTCGCGAGTCAATCCTGGTATATGACAGCGATCTTCGCTCTGGCTGTTCCTCTGTTGCTGGTGCTCACTCATGCCATCGCGGCACTTCTGGAGCGCTGGTTTCCGCCAGATTATTCGTTGCTGGTGGTGTTGCTCGTGGGGGGAGCGCTCATTTCGTTAACAGAGTTGGGCCTTGCCTTTGCCGGAATCATCCTGCCCACCCGGGCGCTTTATCTTTTTCGATCCATCGCTGTCTCGGGGGTGATGCTCTGGCCGGTGAGAGAGGGCTGTCGCCGGGGTGAATCCTATGCGGATCGGATCTGCCGAATAACAGGGTTGGCCTTGGGTTTTCTTGTGGGTCTTGTGATATTATCGGTTATACGCATTCCCATTATCCAGGGGGGCTTCAAGCCGGCCAACTCTGTTGCGTTCGGTCTTTTTCTGCTCGCCCTGGGGCGTATTGTGGTAAATAAAGTGTCCGTCCGGGGAGATTCCCCGCACAAGGAGAATCATTAG
- a CDS encoding Rnf-Nqr domain containing protein — MQLGALLLTAAVAQNVVLVHFLAPWPLPDLVRSVRRSVLFSLGITLALVWVSLLYGALFRFVLLPLSLEYLATVSLLGVLAFSSAGGIALVSFFSPFSREHCARVLPVVFFNSTLFVVPMAIAAEVDSLRLMPAVAAAAGLGLFCALVPVAAVIRHLQGVRLPRVLRGEVIVLLAAAVFALALQQIDGLLASFIYPLW, encoded by the coding sequence ATGCAACTTGGAGCCTTGCTGCTGACCGCGGCGGTGGCACAGAATGTTGTGCTGGTCCATTTTCTGGCGCCCTGGCCCCTGCCTGATCTGGTTCGATCGGTTCGGCGGAGTGTTCTTTTTTCTCTCGGTATAACGCTTGCACTGGTATGGGTCTCCCTGCTCTATGGAGCTCTTTTCCGGTTTGTTCTGCTTCCGCTTTCTCTGGAGTATCTGGCAACGGTTTCCCTTCTGGGGGTGCTGGCCTTCTCCTCTGCCGGAGGAATCGCGCTGGTTTCGTTTTTTTCCCCTTTCTCCCGGGAGCACTGCGCCCGGGTTCTCCCGGTGGTCTTCTTTAACAGCACCCTCTTTGTGGTGCCCATGGCGATCGCCGCCGAGGTGGATTCCCTCCGCCTCATGCCTGCCGTGGCTGCGGCGGCAGGGCTGGGGCTTTTTTGTGCGCTGGTTCCTGTCGCGGCTGTCATACGACACCTCCAGGGGGTTCGCTTGCCCCGGGTCCTTCGGGGTGAGGTGATCGTGCTTCTGGCTGCTGCAGTTTTTGCCCTGGCGCTTCAGCAGATCGATGGCCTGCTTGCTTCATTTATTTATCCGCTGTGGTAA
- a CDS encoding alpha-amylase/4-alpha-glucanotransferase domain-containing protein → MSSINLILGSHNSQILDLSEADQKAQYEYSIKPFLKLLYNRRDLNFTLYYSGLLLEWLEKHHSEFVDVLLEMVRRKQVELLGGAFFEPLLPLIPKTDRIGQIERMTTHLRKCFGRRPRGAWVPESVWDQRIAASMNTGGLDYVLLRESVFGGGLPLENQFWPVLTEDQGKTLLVLPVAHHLSETLFQQTPEDVMAFLRRVNEENPPRQGGDNSALRPVVALMFNGAQIGYSPEQSAAAMVWYERFLDLVTANRDWIHVDVPGRMLQQGRPVDRVYAPASTVSALLGRLSPKGASEEDREPPGSGEALRMEKSSFRSIMEMYPESARLYARMQHTHVLVNQIRGDKYRKMTAREELWRGQSHFAYWPNSSGGIYRSNLRKATYAALIEAEKTTRERGVFIPAISRVDVDLDGREEVLYQGNEINAYLHRFGARLFELDCISKNWNYLDTFQRCPEEFHDEATVTAGYDLWPRAGFVDHLLLPENTAAEFSRGERRSLCDISSLEYQIKSLDKDHNAVVFRGTCRTDDTLVELVLQKRYRFIKNRIEVDYEIENTGMEALEAVFAVELNLSFHSLEVDSLRLHVRQGRLRQEIAPDMTELQGISDIQFHDLRNNTRIQVNPGERPDLWSFPVEAVGFLGDRLHWFYQSNCSVFRWPLNLSPGEARTISLSVKVEQNR, encoded by the coding sequence ATGAGTTCGATTAACCTCATTCTTGGTTCCCACAATAGCCAAATTCTCGATCTCTCCGAAGCTGATCAAAAAGCTCAGTATGAGTATAGTATCAAGCCGTTTCTAAAGCTTCTCTACAATCGGAGGGATCTGAACTTTACGCTCTACTATTCTGGACTTCTTCTGGAGTGGCTGGAGAAACACCATTCCGAGTTTGTCGATGTTCTCCTGGAGATGGTTCGGCGAAAGCAGGTAGAGCTTCTGGGGGGAGCCTTTTTTGAGCCTCTCTTGCCTCTGATTCCCAAGACGGACAGAATTGGTCAAATCGAGCGCATGACCACCCATCTGCGCAAGTGCTTTGGTCGACGCCCTCGGGGCGCGTGGGTTCCTGAAAGCGTCTGGGATCAGCGGATCGCGGCGAGCATGAATACCGGCGGGCTGGATTACGTCCTCTTGCGGGAGTCCGTATTTGGCGGAGGGCTCCCTCTGGAGAACCAGTTCTGGCCCGTCCTGACCGAGGATCAGGGGAAAACCCTTCTTGTTCTTCCCGTGGCGCATCATCTGAGTGAGACGCTCTTTCAGCAGACCCCTGAGGATGTGATGGCCTTCCTGAGGCGTGTGAACGAAGAGAATCCCCCACGGCAGGGAGGGGACAATTCAGCCCTGCGGCCCGTGGTGGCCCTGATGTTTAACGGAGCTCAAATTGGCTACAGCCCCGAGCAATCCGCTGCGGCCATGGTGTGGTACGAGCGGTTTCTGGATCTGGTGACGGCAAACCGGGACTGGATTCATGTGGATGTGCCCGGCAGAATGCTTCAGCAGGGACGGCCCGTGGATCGTGTCTATGCACCGGCCAGCACGGTATCGGCCCTCCTGGGGCGGTTGTCGCCGAAGGGAGCCTCCGAGGAAGATCGGGAACCACCGGGAAGTGGCGAGGCACTCCGGATGGAGAAGAGCAGTTTCCGCTCGATCATGGAGATGTATCCCGAGAGTGCACGTCTCTACGCCCGAATGCAGCATACCCATGTGCTGGTAAACCAGATTCGCGGGGACAAGTACCGGAAAATGACGGCCCGCGAGGAGCTGTGGCGGGGGCAAAGCCATTTTGCTTACTGGCCAAACAGCTCCGGGGGAATCTATCGGTCAAATCTGCGCAAGGCTACCTACGCGGCTCTGATAGAGGCCGAAAAGACCACGCGGGAGCGGGGCGTTTTTATTCCGGCTATCTCCCGGGTCGATGTGGATCTGGATGGCCGCGAAGAGGTTTTGTACCAGGGAAACGAGATTAACGCCTATCTTCACCGCTTTGGTGCACGCCTCTTCGAGCTGGATTGCATCAGCAAGAACTGGAATTATCTGGATACCTTTCAGCGGTGCCCCGAGGAATTCCACGACGAGGCCACGGTGACGGCCGGGTACGACCTCTGGCCCAGGGCCGGTTTTGTGGACCACCTCCTCCTGCCCGAAAACACCGCTGCCGAGTTCTCCCGAGGGGAGCGGCGCTCTCTCTGTGACATCTCTTCCCTGGAATACCAGATCAAATCTCTTGACAAGGATCACAACGCTGTCGTTTTTCGGGGCACCTGCCGAACGGATGATACCCTGGTGGAGTTGGTCCTGCAGAAGCGGTATCGCTTTATCAAGAACCGTATCGAGGTTGACTATGAGATCGAGAACACCGGGATGGAAGCTCTGGAGGCGGTCTTTGCTGTGGAGCTGAATCTCTCCTTCCATTCCCTTGAGGTGGACAGTCTGCGCCTGCACGTCCGTCAGGGGCGCTTGCGACAGGAGATCGCCCCCGATATGACTGAGCTTCAGGGGATATCGGACATTCAGTTTCATGATTTGCGCAATAACACGAGGATTCAGGTCAATCCGGGGGAACGGCCCGATCTGTGGAGCTTTCCCGTGGAGGCCGTCGGGTTTCTGGGAGATCGCCTTCACTGGTTTTACCAGTCAAACTGTAGTGTCTTTCGCTGGCCGCTGAATCTCTCCCCGGGCGAGGCCCGGACCATCTCCCTTTCCGTCAAAGTGGAACAGAATCGATAA
- the cdd gene encoding cytidine deaminase, giving the protein MKTEENIAPFHPGRYNTLPMDEQEQLFHKALEARQKAYTPYSGFKVGAALLLDNPRDIITGCNVENASYGATVCAERNALFTAIARYGTISVARIMVVTDASPPAVPCALCLQVIQEFCPPSTPIHLASLQGIERTLTLGELLPHPFSSFS; this is encoded by the coding sequence ATGAAAACCGAAGAAAACATTGCACCCTTTCACCCCGGACGATACAATACCCTTCCTATGGACGAACAGGAACAACTCTTTCACAAGGCCCTGGAGGCCCGTCAGAAGGCCTACACGCCCTACTCGGGCTTCAAGGTAGGAGCAGCCCTTCTGCTGGACAACCCCCGGGATATCATCACAGGGTGCAACGTGGAAAACGCCAGCTACGGCGCCACGGTCTGTGCAGAGCGAAACGCCCTCTTCACCGCCATCGCCCGCTACGGCACCATTTCTGTTGCCCGGATTATGGTAGTCACCGATGCCTCCCCCCCGGCGGTGCCCTGCGCCCTCTGCCTCCAGGTAATCCAGGAGTTTTGCCCTCCCTCCACGCCGATCCATCTGGCAAGTCTCCAGGGAATAGAGCGGACCCTCACCCTGGGAGAACTTCTCCCCCATCCCTTCTCGTCCTTTTCCTGA
- a CDS encoding LL-diaminopimelate aminotransferase, with translation MIQINEHYQKLAASYLFVDIAKSIRAHQEAHPEQDIIKLGIGDVTRPLPAATLEALHTAIDEMASPDTFRGYGPEQGYDFLREAIAREDFQSRGVAISPDDVFVSDGSKCDTGNIQELFSPDLRVAVPDPVYPVYVDTNVMAGRTGVFENGRYQGLTYLAGTKENGFVPPPPKEEVDLIYLCFPNNPTGATATREQLAAYVEYARKHQALILFDAAYVSFIRDPDLPHSIFEIPGAETCAVEFRSFSKTAGFTGLRCAYTVIPPTVQAWTSNGTPVAVRDLWARRQTTKFNGASYPIQRAAGAIYTPRGTEEVRSLTDYYLENARIIRQGLDQAGFNSYGGKNAPYVWVDAQRPSWELFHLLLEKAGVVTTPGAGFGAAGEGYIRISAFNDREKVERAMERIQAALK, from the coding sequence ATGATACAAATTAACGAACACTATCAGAAACTCGCCGCATCCTACCTCTTTGTGGATATAGCCAAAAGCATCCGGGCCCACCAGGAGGCACACCCGGAACAGGACATAATCAAGCTCGGAATCGGCGATGTAACTCGTCCACTGCCAGCCGCTACCCTGGAGGCACTCCACACAGCCATAGACGAGATGGCATCACCCGACACCTTTCGCGGATACGGACCGGAACAGGGCTACGATTTTCTTCGGGAGGCGATCGCCCGTGAGGACTTCCAGAGCAGGGGGGTAGCGATCTCTCCCGACGACGTCTTTGTGAGCGACGGATCCAAATGCGACACCGGAAATATCCAGGAGCTTTTTTCGCCTGACCTGCGCGTGGCCGTGCCGGACCCGGTCTATCCGGTCTACGTCGATACCAACGTTATGGCGGGACGCACAGGAGTATTCGAGAACGGTCGCTACCAGGGACTCACCTACCTGGCAGGCACGAAAGAAAACGGTTTTGTACCACCTCCGCCCAAAGAAGAGGTGGACCTGATCTATCTCTGCTTCCCCAACAACCCCACGGGAGCAACCGCCACGCGGGAACAACTCGCTGCATACGTGGAATACGCCCGGAAACACCAAGCCCTCATCCTCTTTGATGCCGCCTACGTCTCCTTCATCAGGGACCCCGATCTGCCTCACTCGATCTTTGAGATACCCGGAGCCGAAACCTGCGCCGTGGAGTTTCGCAGCTTCTCCAAAACGGCAGGTTTCACGGGCCTCCGCTGTGCCTATACCGTCATCCCCCCCACGGTTCAGGCCTGGACAAGCAACGGCACCCCCGTGGCCGTGCGGGATCTCTGGGCCCGCCGCCAGACCACCAAGTTTAACGGAGCCTCCTACCCCATACAGCGCGCTGCCGGAGCGATCTACACCCCCCGGGGCACGGAAGAGGTCCGATCCCTCACAGACTACTACCTGGAAAACGCCCGGATCATCCGTCAGGGGCTGGACCAGGCAGGATTCAACAGCTACGGCGGAAAAAACGCGCCCTATGTCTGGGTGGATGCTCAGCGCCCCTCGTGGGAACTGTTCCATCTACTCCTGGAGAAAGCCGGTGTGGTCACAACCCCGGGAGCAGGTTTCGGAGCGGCCGGAGAAGGCTATATTCGCATCAGCGCCTTTAACGATCGGGAAAAGGTCGAGCGGGCCATGGAACGAATCCAGGCAGCCCTGAAATAG
- a CDS encoding GAF domain-containing protein, protein MREKEREPSRATVDYGVLFQACRQELLRGAPRQAGLQLVCDLLRREVSHYDWFGLYIAVPEERMLVLGPFSGSPTEHVRIPYGRGICGQAAERAETFLVDDVSAQENYLACSLSVRSEIVVPIFGPPGSDREGVVIGEIDIDSHRPGAFSGEDQRFLQDLALEMAPFVPRVPSVG, encoded by the coding sequence ATGAGAGAAAAAGAGCGGGAGCCCTCACGAGCCACGGTCGACTATGGGGTCCTCTTCCAGGCGTGCCGTCAGGAGTTGCTTCGGGGGGCGCCGAGGCAGGCGGGGCTGCAACTGGTCTGTGATCTTTTGAGACGGGAGGTTTCCCATTACGACTGGTTCGGTTTGTATATCGCTGTTCCCGAAGAACGGATGCTGGTGCTGGGGCCTTTCTCGGGGTCTCCCACGGAGCATGTGCGGATTCCCTACGGGCGGGGTATCTGCGGGCAGGCGGCGGAACGGGCAGAGACGTTCCTGGTGGACGATGTTTCCGCCCAGGAGAATTATCTTGCCTGTAGTCTCAGTGTCCGTAGCGAGATTGTGGTGCCGATATTCGGGCCTCCCGGTTCGGATCGGGAGGGGGTGGTGATCGGCGAGATCGATATTGATTCCCACAGGCCGGGAGCCTTTTCCGGGGAGGACCAGCGGTTTCTTCAGGATCTGGCCCTTGAAATGGCTCCCTTTGTTCCGAGGGTCCCTTCCGTCGGCTAG